Proteins encoded within one genomic window of Halomonas sp. YLGW01:
- a CDS encoding enoyl-CoA hydratase-related protein codes for MTNTTSQGTTSTGTTSSETTPYSRLTIDERGVAWLTLDRPAVLNAFDDHLIGELNDHLDRLAAAAERSEVRALVLRSEGKHFSAGADLGWMKRMVDYSLEDNLKDSRELSRLMQGLDTLPCPTLCRVQGAAFGGAVGLAACCDVVIASEKAKFCLSEVKIGLAPAVISPYVQRAIGARQMRRYALTAEVIQADAAERLGLVHRIAEPDALDDAVSAMLDTLLAASPQAQRATKALLATVGRDPDSEATRERCCRVIGQLRVSDEGQEGLAAFFDKRTPRWAHHPKDSTS; via the coding sequence ATGACTAATACCACTTCGCAAGGGACCACCTCGACAGGGACAACCTCGTCAGAGACAACCCCATATTCCCGCCTGACCATCGATGAACGCGGCGTGGCCTGGCTGACGCTGGATCGCCCGGCGGTGCTCAACGCCTTCGACGATCACCTGATCGGTGAGCTCAACGACCATCTCGACCGGCTCGCGGCGGCGGCCGAACGCAGCGAGGTCCGCGCCCTGGTGCTTCGCTCCGAGGGCAAGCACTTCTCGGCCGGCGCCGACCTTGGCTGGATGAAGCGCATGGTCGACTATTCGCTCGAGGACAACCTCAAGGACTCCCGCGAGCTCTCGCGGCTGATGCAGGGCCTCGACACCCTACCCTGCCCCACACTCTGCCGCGTGCAGGGCGCGGCCTTCGGCGGCGCCGTGGGCCTCGCCGCCTGCTGCGATGTGGTGATCGCCTCCGAGAAGGCCAAGTTCTGCCTCTCAGAGGTCAAGATCGGCCTCGCGCCCGCGGTGATCAGCCCCTATGTGCAGCGCGCCATCGGCGCGCGCCAGATGCGCCGCTACGCGCTGACCGCCGAGGTCATCCAGGCCGATGCGGCGGAACGGCTGGGGCTCGTCCACCGCATCGCCGAGCCGGATGCCCTGGACGACGCCGTGTCGGCGATGCTCGACACTCTGCTCGCCGCCTCGCCCCAGGCGCAACGCGCGACCAAGGCGCTGCTGGCAACGGTCGGCCGCGACCCCGACAGCGAGGCCACCCGCGAGCGCTGCTGCCGCGTGATCGGCCAGCTACGGGTCAGCGATGAAGGCCAGGAAGGCCTCGCCGCCTTCTTCGACAAGCGCACGCCCCGCTGGGCCCACCACCCCAAGGATTCGACGTCATGA
- a CDS encoding acetyl/propionyl/methylcrotonyl-CoA carboxylase subunit alpha, whose protein sequence is MTSLTPPQSTPFSKVLIANRGEIACRVMRSARAMGIATVAVYSDADANARHVREADEAVRIGPAPARDSYLKVDAVLEAAKRSGAGAIHPGYGFLSENADFVTACAEAGIVFIGPPAAAISAMGDKSAAKARMAKAGVPLVPGYHGDSQGDELLRAEADQIGYPVLLKASAGGGGKGMRVVESGDGFQAALDGCRRESQAAFGDQRMLIEKYLTQPRHVEVQVFCDRHGNGVYLFERDCSVQRRHQKVLEEAPAPGMSEVLRREMGEAAVRAAMEIGYVGAGTVEFLLDADGHFYFMEMNTRLQVEHPVTEMITGQDLVAWQLKVAMGDALPCRQDELAIHGHSFEARLYAEDPEQDFLPATGHLEHFGLDLVGAGLDPVQVRLDSGVESGDEVSMHYDPMLAKLIVHGDDRAQALATLNRALAALDVRGVVTNRAFLQRLASHPAFQAAELDTRFIEHHHDALFEVSEPSAEDYASAALVALDQLGREGTSDSPWDRHDGFRLNADHRIRVALSDPKATAPQSTDAEPVVVDGSRPHDAAPWRLTIQGTTLSANLQRLDGDAVAITLDGHRRRLLARLDGNAIVLSDARGETRFNWLRADAVDHGQHEAESTLTAPMHGTVVALLVEPGTPVEKGMPLMVMEAMKMEHTLSAPADGQVASFHFAAGDTVGQGEVLLEFAVDE, encoded by the coding sequence ATGACCTCCCTCACGCCCCCCCAGAGCACGCCCTTTTCCAAGGTCCTGATCGCCAACCGTGGCGAGATCGCCTGCCGGGTGATGCGCAGCGCCCGCGCCATGGGGATCGCCACCGTAGCCGTCTACTCCGATGCCGATGCCAACGCCCGCCATGTGCGCGAGGCCGACGAGGCCGTGCGCATCGGCCCGGCGCCGGCCCGTGACAGCTACCTGAAGGTGGACGCCGTGCTCGAGGCCGCTAAGCGCAGCGGCGCCGGCGCCATTCACCCGGGCTACGGCTTTCTCTCCGAGAACGCCGACTTCGTGACCGCCTGCGCCGAGGCCGGCATCGTCTTCATCGGCCCGCCCGCCGCCGCCATCTCGGCGATGGGCGACAAGTCCGCCGCCAAGGCCCGCATGGCAAAGGCTGGAGTGCCGCTAGTACCCGGCTACCACGGCGACAGCCAGGGCGATGAGCTGCTGCGCGCCGAGGCCGACCAGATCGGCTACCCGGTGCTGCTCAAGGCCAGCGCCGGCGGCGGCGGCAAGGGCATGCGAGTGGTCGAGTCCGGCGACGGCTTCCAGGCCGCCCTGGACGGCTGCCGCCGTGAGTCCCAGGCCGCCTTCGGCGATCAACGCATGCTGATCGAGAAGTACCTGACCCAGCCGCGCCACGTCGAAGTGCAGGTGTTCTGCGACCGCCACGGCAATGGCGTCTACCTGTTCGAACGCGACTGCAGCGTGCAGCGCCGCCACCAGAAGGTGCTGGAAGAGGCCCCCGCCCCGGGCATGAGCGAGGTCCTGCGCCGCGAGATGGGCGAGGCCGCAGTGCGCGCCGCCATGGAGATTGGCTATGTGGGCGCCGGCACTGTCGAGTTTTTATTGGATGCGGACGGCCACTTCTACTTCATGGAGATGAACACCCGCCTGCAGGTCGAACACCCGGTCACCGAGATGATCACCGGCCAGGATCTGGTCGCCTGGCAGCTCAAGGTCGCCATGGGCGACGCCCTGCCCTGCCGCCAGGACGAACTCGCCATTCACGGCCATAGCTTCGAGGCGCGCCTCTATGCCGAGGACCCGGAGCAAGACTTCCTGCCCGCCACCGGGCACCTAGAGCACTTCGGGCTGGATCTGGTCGGCGCCGGCCTCGACCCCGTACAGGTGCGCCTGGACAGCGGTGTGGAGAGCGGCGACGAGGTCTCGATGCACTACGACCCGATGCTCGCCAAGCTGATCGTGCATGGCGACGATCGCGCCCAGGCGCTGGCGACCCTCAACCGGGCCCTGGCCGCGCTGGACGTGCGCGGCGTGGTCACCAATCGCGCCTTCCTGCAGCGGCTGGCGAGCCACCCGGCCTTCCAGGCGGCCGAGCTCGATACTCGCTTCATCGAGCACCACCACGACGCCCTGTTCGAGGTTAGCGAACCAAGCGCCGAGGACTACGCCAGCGCCGCTCTGGTAGCGCTGGACCAGCTCGGCCGCGAGGGCACGAGCGATTCCCCCTGGGACCGCCATGACGGCTTTCGCCTCAACGCCGATCATCGCATCCGCGTGGCCTTGAGCGACCCCAAAGCGACCGCCCCCCAATCGACCGACGCCGAGCCCGTTGTCGTCGACGGCAGCCGCCCCCATGACGCCGCCCCTTGGCGGCTCACCATCCAAGGCACGACGCTTTCGGCCAACCTGCAGCGGCTCGATGGCGACGCCGTGGCCATCACCCTCGACGGCCACCGCCGTCGCCTGCTGGCAAGGCTCGATGGCAACGCCATCGTGCTTTCCGATGCCCGGGGCGAGACCCGCTTTAACTGGCTGCGCGCGGACGCCGTCGATCACGGCCAGCACGAAGCCGAATCGACCCTCACCGCGCCCATGCACGGCACCGTGGTCGCGCTATTGGTGGAACCCGGCACCCCGGTCGAGAAAGGCATGCCGCTGATGGTGATGGAAGCCATGAAGATGGAGCACACCCTGAGCGCCCCCGCGGATGGCCAGGTGGCGAGCTTCCACTTCGCGGCCGGCGATACCGTCGGCCAGGGCGAGGTGCTGCTCGAATTCGCCGTCGATGAGTGA
- a CDS encoding 5-oxoprolinase subunit PxpA yields the protein MTTTIDLNADMGEGFGAWRIGDGVDPHILPLISSANVAAGFHAGDPTTMADILRQAAEHGVAVGVHPGYRDLVGFGRRHIHASAEELVNDALYQLGALRELAAHENLTLHHFKLHGALFMHAARDDEFAQALCRALKHVAPSLPIYCLAGTAIDRAASEAGISRIHEFYADRDYNDEGGIVFVRKVKPLEPEAVAQKVLKACQDGVVEAVSGKHVHVSFQSICIHSDTPGALSLVKSVRSALDQAGFEIKAH from the coding sequence ATGACAACGACAATCGATCTGAATGCGGATATGGGAGAGGGCTTCGGTGCCTGGCGGATCGGCGACGGTGTCGATCCTCACATTCTGCCCTTGATCAGCTCCGCCAATGTGGCAGCAGGCTTCCACGCTGGTGATCCGACCACCATGGCGGATATTCTCCGTCAGGCGGCAGAGCATGGTGTCGCGGTGGGGGTGCATCCCGGTTATCGCGACCTGGTCGGGTTCGGACGGCGCCATATTCACGCCTCTGCCGAGGAGCTGGTGAACGATGCGCTCTATCAGTTGGGCGCCCTGCGCGAACTGGCCGCCCACGAGAATCTGACGCTACATCACTTCAAGCTTCACGGCGCGCTCTTCATGCATGCCGCCCGCGACGACGAGTTCGCTCAGGCCCTTTGTCGGGCGCTCAAGCACGTCGCTCCCTCCTTGCCCATTTATTGCCTGGCCGGCACCGCCATTGATCGGGCGGCGAGCGAAGCCGGTATCAGCCGTATCCACGAGTTCTATGCCGATCGTGACTATAACGATGAGGGCGGCATCGTCTTCGTGCGCAAGGTCAAGCCCCTCGAGCCGGAAGCCGTGGCACAGAAGGTGCTAAAGGCCTGTCAGGACGGGGTGGTCGAAGCCGTCAGCGGCAAGCATGTCCACGTCAGCTTCCAGTCGATCTGCATCCACAGCGATACGCCCGGCGCCCTGTCTCTCGTCAAGTCCGTGCGCAGCGCACTCGACCAGGCTGGGTTCGAGATCAAGGCGCACTGA
- a CDS encoding LysR family transcriptional regulator: protein MARDPSLRKMRYFLAVAESGKVTQAAVDLNVSQSSITTGVREIEEQLGVTLFQRTAQGMTLTRQGHRFLHQVRHVFQAMDEAFDSLQDTSAALSGTLDLAMSYTVAGYFMPPLLARFQRRYPGIQLRLHEVARPAIQQGLNSGEYDLAIMLTSNIDETARLERQPLIYSPRRLWVNSHHPLLKQDSVSLRDIIDQPFIMLTVDEADQTAMKYWASSGLTPNIIFKTSSVEAVRSMVSNGTGITILTDMVYRPWSLEGRRIEHIDLVDPIPTMGVGLAWSRERPLSLPAKAFQDLATSYTD, encoded by the coding sequence ATGGCACGCGACCCTTCCCTGCGCAAGATGCGCTACTTCCTCGCGGTGGCCGAAAGCGGCAAGGTCACCCAGGCCGCCGTCGACCTCAATGTGTCCCAGTCGTCCATTACCACCGGGGTACGAGAGATCGAGGAACAGCTGGGCGTGACGCTGTTCCAGCGCACCGCGCAGGGCATGACGCTGACCCGACAGGGCCACCGATTCCTGCATCAGGTCCGCCACGTGTTTCAGGCCATGGACGAGGCCTTCGATAGCCTTCAGGACACCTCGGCTGCCTTGAGCGGAACTCTGGATCTGGCCATGAGCTATACCGTGGCGGGCTACTTCATGCCTCCGCTGCTGGCCCGCTTCCAGCGCCGCTATCCCGGTATACAACTCAGGCTGCATGAGGTTGCCCGCCCGGCCATCCAGCAGGGCCTGAACTCCGGCGAGTACGACCTGGCGATCATGTTGACCTCGAACATCGACGAAACTGCGCGTCTGGAACGCCAACCACTCATTTACTCGCCACGCCGACTGTGGGTGAACAGCCACCATCCGCTGCTGAAGCAAGACTCGGTCAGCCTGCGCGATATCATCGATCAGCCCTTCATCATGCTGACGGTGGACGAGGCGGATCAGACCGCCATGAAATACTGGGCAAGTAGCGGCCTGACGCCCAACATCATTTTCAAGACGTCATCGGTGGAGGCGGTACGCAGCATGGTCTCCAACGGCACCGGCATCACCATCCTCACCGACATGGTCTACCGCCCCTGGTCCCTCGAGGGCAGGCGCATCGAACACATCGACCTGGTAGACCCGATTCCCACCATGGGAGTGGGCCTTGCCTGGTCGCGAGAGCGGCCGCTGTCCCTGCCGGCCAAGGCCTTTCAGGACCTGGCCACCTCCTACACGGACTGA
- a CDS encoding isovaleryl-CoA dehydrogenase, which yields MHTPYQPLDFGLDETMVMLRDQVNAFARDEIAPRAAEIDAKNEFPSDLWQKFGDMGLLGITVPDEDGGSGMGYLAHCIAMEEISRASASVGLSYGAHSNLCVNQLKLNGSAEQKARYLPRLISGEHVGALAMSEPGAGSDVVSMKLRARRDGDHYILNGNKMWITNGPDADVLVVYAKTDPEAGSKGITAFIIEKDFPGFSTAQKLDKLGMRGSNTCELVFQDCRVPAENILGEEGRGARVLMSGLDYERTVLAAGPIGIMQAAMDVVVPYVHERKQFDQAIGEFQLVQGKIADMYTTLNACRAYLYAVAAGCDRGQTSRKDAAGVILYCAEKATQVALDAIQLLGGNGYINEYPTGRLLRDAKLYEIGAGTSEIRRMLIGREIFNESK from the coding sequence ATGCATACCCCCTATCAGCCCCTCGACTTCGGCCTCGACGAAACGATGGTCATGCTGCGCGACCAGGTGAATGCCTTCGCCCGCGACGAGATCGCCCCGCGTGCCGCCGAGATCGATGCGAAGAATGAGTTCCCGAGCGACCTATGGCAGAAGTTCGGCGACATGGGCCTGCTCGGTATCACCGTGCCCGACGAGGACGGTGGCAGCGGAATGGGCTATCTCGCCCACTGCATCGCCATGGAAGAGATCTCCCGGGCCAGCGCCTCGGTGGGTCTCTCCTACGGCGCCCACTCCAACCTCTGCGTCAACCAGCTGAAGCTCAACGGCAGTGCCGAGCAGAAGGCCAGGTACCTGCCCAGGCTGATCAGCGGCGAGCACGTCGGGGCACTCGCCATGTCCGAGCCCGGCGCCGGCTCCGATGTGGTGTCGATGAAGCTTCGCGCCCGCCGCGACGGCGATCACTACATCCTCAACGGCAACAAGATGTGGATCACCAACGGCCCGGATGCCGACGTGCTGGTGGTCTATGCCAAGACCGACCCGGAGGCCGGCTCCAAGGGCATCACTGCCTTCATCATCGAGAAGGATTTCCCCGGCTTCTCCACCGCCCAGAAGCTCGACAAGCTGGGCATGCGCGGTTCCAACACCTGCGAGCTGGTGTTCCAGGATTGCCGCGTGCCGGCCGAGAACATACTGGGCGAGGAAGGCCGCGGCGCGCGGGTGCTGATGAGCGGGCTTGATTATGAGCGTACCGTGCTCGCCGCCGGCCCCATCGGCATCATGCAGGCCGCCATGGACGTGGTGGTGCCTTACGTGCACGAGCGTAAGCAGTTCGATCAGGCGATCGGCGAATTCCAGCTGGTGCAGGGCAAGATCGCCGACATGTATACCACCCTGAATGCCTGCCGAGCCTATCTGTATGCGGTGGCCGCCGGCTGCGACCGCGGCCAGACCTCCCGCAAGGACGCCGCCGGAGTGATCCTCTACTGCGCAGAGAAGGCTACCCAGGTCGCGCTGGATGCTATCCAGCTGCTCGGCGGCAACGGCTACATCAATGAGTACCCCACCGGGCGGCTGCTGCGCGACGCCAAGCTCTACGAAATCGGCGCCGGCACCAGCGAAATCCGCCGCATGTTGATCGGCCGCGAAATCTTCAACGAATCCAAGTAA
- a CDS encoding acetyl-CoA carboxylase: MSQQDIQAPFPGLFYRRPSPDKPLFVEEGQQVEAGTVIGLIEVMKQFFELKTEAAGTITAFLVEDETVVEPGEAVATLEVV, translated from the coding sequence ATGTCGCAGCAAGATATTCAGGCGCCGTTCCCCGGTCTCTTCTATCGTCGGCCATCCCCCGACAAGCCGCTCTTCGTGGAGGAGGGGCAGCAGGTCGAGGCCGGTACGGTGATCGGACTCATCGAGGTCATGAAACAGTTCTTCGAACTCAAGACCGAGGCGGCAGGCACCATCACCGCCTTCCTGGTCGAAGATGAAACCGTCGTCGAGCCCGGTGAGGCCGTCGCGACGCTGGAGGTGGTGTGA
- a CDS encoding acetyl-CoA carboxylase biotin carboxylase subunit gives MIRRLLIVNRGEIALRVVRAARELGMQAIVAHSEADADSLAVQQADEGVCIGPAQATKSYLNIDAILKAAKDVNADAVHPGYGFLSESPGFARAVKDAGMVFVGPEAAIIERMGDKAMARQTAIEAGVPVVPGSPSAVSDLDEALAVADSVGYPLLIKAAAGGGGRGIRVAANAEALREELPMAQTEARTAFGDDRVYLERFIERSRHIEVQILGDGERAIHLFERECSLQRRRQKVFEECPSPALDEPTRDALCRSAVALAEHVDYFGAGTLEYLFDDTTGEFFFIEMNTRIQVEHPITEAVTGVDLVREMLWLACGERLRFTQQEISRRGWAVEMRINAEDPERGFFPSPGQVQRLVWPTGPGIRIDSCLFDGHRMPPFYDSLVAKLIVWDECRDSALTRAGRALDEFTLEGFATTAGLHRRLVDDPEVRRGAMDTGFLERWLEGEPASTESSSASVKEAVS, from the coding sequence ATGATTCGTCGACTGCTTATCGTCAATCGTGGGGAAATTGCCTTGCGTGTGGTGCGTGCCGCCCGTGAGCTTGGCATGCAGGCCATTGTCGCTCACAGCGAGGCCGATGCAGACAGCCTGGCGGTGCAGCAGGCCGATGAAGGCGTGTGCATCGGCCCGGCACAGGCGACTAAAAGCTATCTGAACATCGACGCGATACTTAAGGCCGCCAAGGACGTTAACGCCGATGCCGTGCATCCGGGCTATGGCTTTCTCTCCGAGAGCCCCGGATTTGCCCGGGCCGTCAAGGACGCCGGCATGGTGTTCGTGGGCCCCGAGGCCGCCATCATCGAGCGCATGGGCGACAAGGCCATGGCCCGTCAGACGGCGATCGAGGCCGGAGTCCCCGTGGTCCCGGGTTCACCCAGTGCGGTGAGCGATCTGGACGAGGCCTTGGCGGTGGCCGACAGCGTAGGCTACCCGTTGCTGATCAAGGCGGCGGCCGGGGGTGGAGGTCGTGGCATCCGGGTGGCGGCAAATGCCGAAGCGCTTCGTGAGGAGCTGCCCATGGCGCAGACCGAGGCGCGCACTGCCTTCGGGGATGATCGCGTCTACCTGGAGCGATTCATTGAGCGTTCCCGCCACATCGAGGTCCAGATCCTCGGCGACGGAGAGCGTGCCATCCATCTCTTCGAGCGTGAGTGTTCGCTGCAGCGGCGCCGTCAGAAGGTGTTCGAGGAGTGCCCGTCCCCAGCCCTCGATGAGCCCACCCGCGACGCGCTTTGCCGTTCGGCGGTGGCGCTGGCCGAGCATGTCGACTACTTCGGTGCCGGTACCCTCGAGTACCTATTCGACGACACCACCGGTGAGTTCTTCTTCATCGAGATGAACACCCGAATCCAGGTCGAGCACCCGATCACCGAAGCCGTGACGGGCGTCGATCTGGTGCGAGAGATGCTGTGGCTGGCTTGTGGTGAGCGTCTTCGCTTCACGCAGCAGGAGATTAGTCGTCGCGGCTGGGCCGTGGAGATGCGCATCAATGCCGAGGATCCGGAGCGGGGCTTCTTTCCCTCGCCGGGTCAGGTACAGCGGCTGGTCTGGCCGACCGGTCCCGGTATCCGCATCGACAGTTGCCTCTTCGATGGGCATCGGATGCCGCCGTTCTACGATTCTCTGGTCGCCAAGCTGATCGTCTGGGACGAGTGTCGCGACAGCGCGCTGACCCGGGCCGGCCGTGCCCTGGACGAGTTCACGCTCGAGGGCTTCGCGACGACCGCAGGCCTGCATCGGCGCTTGGTCGATGATCCCGAGGTGCGTCGAGGCGCGATGGATACAGGCTTTCTGGAGCGTTGGCTGGAAGGCGAGCCTGCTTCCACCGAAAGCTCCTCAGCAAGCGTCAAGGAGGCGGTGTCATGA
- a CDS encoding allophanate hydrolase subunit 1 translates to MSATTSTTTGTQARYSLAADEFLFVELSEEMTLEAFFRSISITQRLKAMSVPGIIEICPANASYQVRYDPEQISAGELQETLESLDREVSAQQVRTIETRVIEVPVLYNDPWTHETLMRFRDRHQDPSGTDLDYAARINGFDSVDAFIEAHSGSPWFVSMVGFVAGLPFMYQMVPRERQIQVPKYLRPRTDTPKQTVGYGGCFSCIYSVRGAGGYQMFGVTPMPLYDPADQQPHIDESMIFFRPGDIVKHRAIDRDEYDRLSADAEAGGFEPRVVPFTFDLDDFNRDPDGYASRIKEVLHDH, encoded by the coding sequence ATGAGTGCGACCACGTCTACTACCACTGGCACCCAGGCACGCTATAGCCTGGCCGCCGATGAGTTCCTCTTCGTGGAACTGAGCGAGGAGATGACCCTCGAGGCCTTCTTCCGGTCGATCTCGATCACCCAGCGGCTCAAGGCCATGTCCGTTCCCGGCATCATCGAGATCTGTCCTGCCAATGCCTCCTACCAGGTGCGCTATGACCCGGAGCAGATCAGCGCAGGCGAGCTGCAGGAGACCCTGGAATCGTTGGATCGTGAGGTCTCGGCCCAGCAGGTGCGCACCATCGAGACGCGAGTGATCGAGGTACCGGTGCTCTACAACGACCCCTGGACCCACGAGACGCTGATGCGTTTCCGAGATCGTCACCAGGATCCCTCGGGCACCGACCTTGATTATGCAGCGCGAATCAACGGCTTCGACAGTGTCGATGCCTTCATCGAGGCACACAGCGGAAGTCCCTGGTTCGTCTCCATGGTGGGCTTCGTGGCGGGGCTGCCGTTCATGTATCAGATGGTGCCGCGCGAGCGTCAGATTCAGGTGCCGAAGTACTTGCGGCCGCGAACCGATACGCCCAAGCAGACGGTGGGTTATGGCGGCTGTTTCAGTTGCATCTATTCGGTGCGCGGCGCAGGCGGCTACCAGATGTTCGGCGTGACCCCGATGCCGCTCTACGATCCGGCCGATCAGCAGCCGCATATCGACGAATCGATGATCTTCTTCCGTCCCGGCGACATCGTGAAGCATCGCGCCATCGATCGTGATGAATACGATCGCCTGTCAGCGGATGCCGAGGCCGGTGGCTTCGAACCCAGGGTGGTGCCGTTCACCTTCGATCTTGATGACTTCAACCGTGACCCCGATGGCTATGCCAGTCGTATCAAGGAGGTGCTCCATGACCATTGA
- a CDS encoding carboxyl transferase domain-containing protein, protein MSILQTQINPRSEVFQANEAAMRDTVASLKELTATLAQGGGDKARARHEARGKLYVRDRIDHLLDEGSPFLELSALAAYNVYDTPLPAAGVITGIGRVSGVECVIVANDATVKGGTYHPLTVKKHLRAQEVARKHRLPCLYLVDSGGAYLPEQDEVFPDRDDFGRIFYNQATLSAAGIPQIAVVMGSCTAGGAYVPAMADESIIVKGQGTIFLGGPPLVKAATGETISAEDLGGADVHCKVSGVADHYADNDAHALQIARRAVSRLNWQKRGQLALKDSRPPRLDPAELYGIVGTDLKKPYDVREVIGRLVDDSDFDEFKRYYGDTLVTGFAHLHGHPVGIVANNGVLFSESAVKGAHFIELCAQRKIPLVFLQNITGFMVGSKYEQEGIAKHGAKLVTAVACAQVPKFTVLIGGSFGAGNYGMCGRAYDPNLLFMWPNARISVMGGEQAANVLAQVKRDQYERQGETWSAEDEEAFKKPTREQYEHQGHPYYASARLWDDGVIDPLQTRDVLGLALAAAMNAEIDDTRFGVFRM, encoded by the coding sequence ATGAGCATCCTCCAGACCCAGATCAACCCGCGCAGCGAGGTCTTCCAGGCCAACGAGGCGGCGATGCGCGACACGGTCGCCTCCCTCAAGGAGCTGACCGCGACCCTCGCCCAGGGCGGTGGTGACAAGGCCCGTGCCCGCCACGAAGCCCGCGGCAAGCTGTACGTGCGCGACCGCATCGATCATCTGCTCGACGAAGGCTCACCCTTCCTCGAGCTCTCGGCGCTGGCCGCCTACAACGTCTACGACACCCCGCTGCCCGCCGCTGGCGTGATCACCGGCATCGGCCGAGTCAGCGGTGTCGAGTGCGTGATCGTCGCCAACGACGCCACAGTCAAGGGCGGCACCTACCACCCGCTGACCGTCAAGAAGCACCTGCGCGCCCAGGAAGTGGCCCGCAAGCATCGCCTGCCCTGCTTGTATCTCGTCGATTCCGGCGGCGCCTACCTGCCCGAGCAGGACGAGGTCTTTCCCGATCGCGACGATTTCGGGCGCATCTTCTACAACCAGGCCACCCTGTCCGCCGCGGGCATTCCGCAGATCGCGGTGGTCATGGGCTCCTGCACCGCCGGCGGCGCCTATGTGCCGGCGATGGCCGACGAGTCGATCATCGTCAAGGGCCAGGGCACCATCTTCCTCGGCGGCCCACCGCTGGTGAAGGCGGCCACCGGCGAAACCATCAGCGCCGAGGACCTGGGCGGCGCCGACGTGCACTGCAAGGTCAGCGGCGTGGCCGATCACTATGCCGACAACGACGCCCATGCCCTGCAGATCGCCCGCCGCGCCGTCTCGCGTCTCAACTGGCAGAAGCGCGGCCAACTCGCGCTCAAGGACTCCCGTCCGCCGCGGCTCGACCCCGCCGAGCTCTACGGCATCGTCGGCACCGATCTCAAGAAGCCCTATGACGTGCGCGAGGTGATCGGCCGCCTAGTCGACGATTCCGACTTCGACGAGTTCAAGCGCTACTACGGCGACACCCTGGTCACCGGCTTCGCCCACCTCCACGGCCATCCGGTGGGCATCGTCGCCAACAACGGCGTGCTGTTCTCGGAAAGCGCCGTCAAGGGCGCCCACTTCATCGAGCTGTGCGCCCAGCGCAAGATCCCGCTGGTATTCCTGCAGAACATCACCGGCTTCATGGTCGGCTCCAAGTACGAGCAGGAAGGCATCGCCAAGCACGGCGCCAAGCTGGTCACCGCAGTGGCCTGCGCCCAGGTGCCCAAGTTCACCGTGCTGATCGGCGGCAGCTTCGGCGCCGGCAACTACGGCATGTGTGGCCGCGCCTATGACCCGAACCTGCTGTTCATGTGGCCCAACGCTCGCATCTCGGTGATGGGCGGCGAACAGGCCGCCAACGTGCTGGCCCAGGTCAAGCGTGACCAGTACGAGCGGCAGGGTGAGACCTGGTCCGCCGAAGACGAAGAAGCCTTCAAGAAGCCCACCCGCGAGCAGTACGAGCACCAGGGCCACCCCTACTACGCCAGCGCAAGGCTGTGGGACGACGGCGTGATCGACCCGCTGCAGACCCGCGACGTGCTCGGCCTGGCCCTGGCCGCGGCCATGAATGCCGAGATCGACGACACCCGCTTCGGCGTCTTCCGGATGTGA